Part of the Paenibacillus kyungheensis genome, ATATATGATTATTATTTGCTTCACTATATCGAAAGTGGTCATGGACAATTTATTACTGAAGAACGAACGTATCATCTTTCTAAAGGCGATCTATTTTTGATTCATCCGGGTCAACTGGTTAGTTATATTTCAGATCAAGAGCAACCGTGGCATTATCGCTGGCTTGCTTTTGCCGGACAACATGCGACTCCTTTAGTAGAACAGGTAGGATTCACTCTACATGCTCCGATTGCTCGTTCTGGTGATCAAGAACGAATCGGTGCTTATTTGGAACAATTGCTTGTATCATTCGCCAGTCAAAAAGAAAGCTCTGATCTTGCCGCACTGGGATATCTTCATCTTATTTTGGCAGAGGTCAGTGAATTGATGATGCAACAGTCTGTACTCCCTGGCACGCAATCGATGACCCGTCGTATCGTTAAGCAAATGATTCATTATATGTCCAGTCAATATGCTCATCCTGTATCGATTGAAGATATGTGCAACAGTCTCGGTTATAATCGTGCGTATATGTCTCGCATTTTCAAAAAAGAAACAGGCATGACACCTGTAACCTATCTGCTCAAATTACGAATCGATAAAGCTCGTCAATTATTACGAGAACGTCCGGAGTTATCTACCCAACAGATTGCGGCATCGGTAGGTTTGACAGATGCTCTTTATTTTTCCAAACAGTTCAAACGATTTTATCAAGTGTCGCCTACTGGATATCGAGCTTCTGT contains:
- a CDS encoding AraC family transcriptional regulator, producing the protein MATAKTYQVSPNPIFHDQGALYVLFAGESQTAPDHRLGPKIYDYYLLHYIESGHGQFITEERTYHLSKGDLFLIHPGQLVSYISDQEQPWHYRWLAFAGQHATPLVEQVGFTLHAPIARSGDQERIGAYLEQLLVSFASQKESSDLAALGYLHLILAEVSELMMQQSVLPGTQSMTRRIVKQMIHYMSSQYAHPVSIEDMCNSLGYNRAYMSRIFKKETGMTPVTYLLKLRIDKARQLLRERPELSTQQIAASVGLTDALYFSKQFKRFYQVSPTGYRASVHQYKHQ